One genomic segment of Vagococcus intermedius includes these proteins:
- a CDS encoding VOC family protein has product MNLNNLKIKEVTLNVTSIERMITFYTEKIGLHIGKQTMNTVELLLPGEKEPALILKETKKKNRHVPGLYHIAYLLPTRPALATITKHLLDLDYPLIGASDHGYSEAIYLNDPEENGIELYWDKPESLWNKQPGGKIIGTTNYLDIQSLLEESQDTITPLQVGTIMGHIHLSVSDLKSESDFFTKVLGFTVTSSLNQSADFYGIDGYHHQFAANNWHSNYPRTEEEEQNQNVGLNQITVLVSKTMFNQTKANLENKNVKYKFYNNTLQFSDPNNIVFNYVTN; this is encoded by the coding sequence ATGAACTTAAATAATTTAAAAATAAAAGAAGTCACACTAAATGTTACTAGTATAGAAAGGATGATAACTTTTTATACTGAAAAAATAGGCTTACATATTGGGAAACAAACTATGAATACTGTAGAATTACTCCTACCTGGAGAAAAAGAACCCGCATTGATTTTAAAAGAAACAAAAAAAAAGAACCGACATGTCCCTGGTTTATATCACATAGCCTATTTATTACCAACACGTCCTGCTTTAGCCACTATTACTAAACACTTACTCGACCTAGATTATCCCCTAATTGGTGCAAGTGATCACGGTTATAGTGAAGCTATTTATTTAAATGACCCAGAAGAAAATGGAATTGAATTATATTGGGACAAACCTGAAAGCCTATGGAACAAACAGCCTGGAGGGAAGATAATCGGTACAACCAATTATCTAGATATTCAATCCTTACTTGAAGAAAGTCAGGATACTATCACTCCACTTCAGGTTGGAACAATAATGGGTCATATTCATCTTAGTGTATCTGACTTGAAATCAGAGTCTGATTTTTTTACAAAAGTATTAGGTTTTACCGTAACATCCAGCTTAAATCAGTCAGCTGATTTTTATGGTATAGACGGCTATCACCATCAATTTGCAGCAAACAATTGGCATTCTAACTATCCACGAACAGAAGAAGAAGAACAGAATCAAAATGTTGGACTGAATCAAATAACTGTCCTTGTATCTAAAACGATGTTTAATCAAACGAAAGCTAATTTAGAAAATAAGAATGTTAAATACAAATTTTATAATAACACCTTACAATTTAGCGATCCTAATAACATAGTATTTAATTATGTTACAAACTAA
- a CDS encoding MptD family putative ECF transporter S component, producing the protein MKFTLKTKDLITAGVFAALYFVVVALVTFACMILLPGLGNLIIPTVVALIVGPIFYLLINRVPKFGAVTILSSVMGIFFMFSGHFPLSFIPNFVFGILADILLSSGKRTANRELAAFTVFNYGLIGPLVTLWFMKAKYVQSLVDRGKGADYINGLLKYVNWNIFIILMISILIASIIGGLYGKKMMAKHFSHARTIN; encoded by the coding sequence ATGAAATTCACATTAAAAACAAAAGACTTAATTACTGCAGGTGTTTTTGCAGCTTTATATTTTGTTGTAGTCGCCCTTGTTACCTTCGCTTGTATGATTTTATTACCTGGATTAGGTAACTTAATTATTCCTACCGTCGTTGCCTTAATTGTTGGTCCTATATTTTATTTGCTAATCAACCGTGTCCCTAAATTTGGTGCTGTCACTATTTTAAGCTCAGTCATGGGAATATTTTTTATGTTTTCTGGTCATTTTCCATTATCTTTCATACCAAATTTTGTATTTGGAATCTTAGCAGATATTCTGTTATCTTCAGGTAAAAGGACAGCTAACCGTGAGCTAGCTGCTTTCACAGTCTTTAATTACGGTCTAATCGGTCCCCTGGTCACCTTATGGTTCATGAAAGCTAAATATGTCCAATCATTGGTAGATAGAGGGAAAGGCGCTGACTATATCAATGGTTTATTAAAATATGTTAACTGGAATATTTTCATTATCTTAATGATATCAATTTTAATCGCTTCTATTATTGGCGGGCTATATGGTAAAAAAATGATGGCTAAACACTTTTCTCACGCAAGGACTATTAATTAA
- a CDS encoding collagen binding domain-containing protein — protein sequence MKHIVKSTIFLLMGVIFFIVSPLSIKTEAAVDLTKTDLIDSFDLSKNYIEDGEKLTASFNFSEKKDTIIKAGDFIKLEIPYSQQVSLTGYRATMSLKNSEGTVLGDVVVNEHDVRVTFNETAEKLENVYGFFSFEAQARNFTGDINLENITTISTNFGTNLSSHDLDIHRGPSGETTDTFYYKTGDMLPSDTEHVRWFLSVNPNKEYVEREIEIQDQIQTGHELLEDSFNISISGRVYNGSYSLKEFNDLGIGYISVSGKNSFYIRIYHEYTDHTLGFFYLTKIINKDQKSFENHSQATFQTAKSKSEQGDFNFSVDNISLNAGADGNNKPNKKPGEIEEKPVTPEEVPDENETPPVKPGDKPTTDGGSQTDPEEENPSVGTETDVPEKKPTTDGGSQTDPEEENPSVGTETDEPEKKPTTDGGSQTDPEEENPSVGTETDVPEKKPTTDGGSQTDPEEENPSVGTETDEPEKKPTTDGGSQTDPEEENPSVGTETDVPEKKPTTDGGSQTDPEEENPSVGTETDVPEKKPTTDGGSQTDPEEENPSVGTETDEPEKKPTTDGGSQTDPEEENPSVGTETDEPEKKPTTDGGSQTDPEEENPSVGTETDVPEKKPTTDGGSQTDPEEENPSVGTETDEPEKKPTTDGGSQTDPEEENPSVGTETDVPEKKPTTDGGSQTDPEEENPSVGTETDEPEKKPTTDGGSQTDPEEENPSVGTETDVPEKKPTTDGGSQTDPEEENPSVGTETDVPEKKPTTDGGSQTDSEEENPSVGTETDVPEKKPTTDGGSQTDPEEENPSVGTETDVPEKKPTTDGDSQIHKLNSDKKTLVNNYLHSANRESVKEIINKKASANNISVANDEDKEKTITGLFNRANVSNSQDSHTEKFPSRATSINNKEIKGNSSNNMKRTKSDNNITSNKKLPQTGEENQKDLLFVGVLLTLSASIAGMIRYKK from the coding sequence ATGAAACATATCGTAAAATCAACTATTTTTTTATTAATGGGGGTTATATTTTTTATCGTGTCCCCTCTTTCAATAAAAACTGAAGCGGCTGTTGACCTTACTAAAACTGATTTAATTGATTCATTTGATTTATCAAAAAATTATATTGAAGACGGAGAAAAATTAACTGCTTCTTTTAACTTTAGTGAAAAAAAAGATACTATTATTAAAGCAGGGGATTTTATAAAATTAGAAATCCCCTACTCTCAGCAAGTTTCACTTACTGGTTATCGTGCAACAATGTCATTGAAAAACTCAGAAGGGACCGTGCTAGGTGATGTCGTGGTCAACGAACATGACGTCCGTGTTACTTTTAATGAGACAGCTGAGAAACTAGAAAACGTGTATGGATTCTTCAGTTTTGAAGCTCAAGCTAGAAATTTTACTGGCGATATTAATCTTGAAAATATCACTACTATTTCAACAAATTTCGGGACAAATCTATCATCACACGATTTAGATATTCATCGTGGGCCATCAGGCGAAACAACTGATACCTTTTATTACAAAACAGGGGATATGCTCCCTTCTGATACTGAACATGTTCGGTGGTTTTTATCAGTAAATCCAAATAAAGAATATGTAGAACGAGAAATTGAGATTCAAGATCAAATTCAAACAGGCCATGAATTACTAGAAGATAGTTTTAATATTTCAATTTCAGGTCGTGTTTATAACGGTTCTTATTCTCTAAAAGAATTTAATGATTTAGGTATTGGTTATATTTCGGTTTCAGGAAAAAATTCATTTTACATTCGAATTTATCACGAATACACAGATCATACTCTTGGTTTCTTCTATCTAACAAAAATAATTAATAAAGATCAAAAATCTTTTGAAAACCATTCGCAAGCAACTTTCCAAACAGCTAAATCTAAATCAGAACAAGGAGATTTTAATTTTAGTGTAGATAATATTAGCCTAAATGCTGGTGCTGATGGAAATAATAAACCTAATAAAAAACCTGGTGAAATTGAAGAAAAACCTGTAACACCAGAAGAAGTTCCAGATGAAAATGAAACACCTCCAGTAAAACCTGGTGACAAACCAACAACTGATGGCGGTTCTCAAACTGATCCTGAAGAAGAAAACCCTTCTGTCGGTACAGAAACAGACGTACCTGAGAAAAAACCAACAACTGATGGCGGTTCTCAAACTGATCCTGAAGAAGAAAACCCTTCTGTTGGCACAGAAACTGACGAGCCTGAGAAAAAACCAACAACTGACGGCGGTTCTCAAACTGATCCTGAAGAAGAAAACCCTTCTGTTGGCACAGAAACTGACGTACCTGAGAAAAAACCAACAACTGATGGCGGTTCTCAAACTGATCCTGAAGAAGAAAACCCTTCTGTTGGCACAGAAACTGACGAGCCTGAGAAAAAACCAACAACTGACGGCGGTTCTCAAACTGATCCTGAAGAAGAAAACCCTTCTGTTGGCACAGAAACTGACGTACCTGAGAAAAAACCAACAACTGACGGCGGTTCTCAAACTGATCCTGAAGAAGAAAACCCTTCTGTTGGCACAGAAACTGACGTACCTGAGAAAAAACCAACAACTGACGGCGGTTCTCAAACTGATCCTGAAGAAGAAAACCCTTCTGTTGGCACAGAAACTGACGAGCCTGAGAAAAAACCAACAACTGACGGCGGTTCTCAAACTGATCCTGAAGAAGAAAACCCTTCTGTTGGCACAGAAACTGACGAGCCTGAGAAAAAACCAACAACTGATGGCGGTTCTCAAACTGATCCTGAAGAAGAAAACCCTTCTGTTGGCACAGAAACAGACGTACCTGAGAAAAAACCAACAACTGATGGCGGTTCTCAAACTGATCCTGAAGAAGAAAACCCTTCTGTTGGCACAGAAACTGACGAGCCTGAGAAAAAACCAACAACTGATGGCGGTTCTCAAACTGATCCTGAAGAAGAAAACCCTTCTGTTGGTACAGAAACAGACGTACCTGAGAAAAAACCAACAACTGATGGCGGTTCTCAAACTGATCCTGAAGAAGAAAACCCTTCTGTTGGCACAGAAACTGACGAGCCTGAGAAAAAACCAACAACTGATGGCGGTTCTCAAACTGATCCTGAAGAAGAAAACCCTTCTGTTGGCACAGAAACAGACGTACCTGAGAAAAAACCAACAACTGATGGCGGTTCTCAAACTGATCCTGAAGAAGAAAACCCTTCTGTCGGTACAGAAACAGACGTACCTGAGAAAAAACCAACAACTGATGGCGGTTCTCAAACTGATTCTGAAGAAGAAAACCCTTCTGTTGGCACAGAAACTGACGTACCTGAGAAAAAACCAACAACTGATGGCGGTTCTCAAACTGATCCTGAAGAAGAAAACCCTTCTGTCGGTACAGAAACAGACGTACCTGAGAAAAAACCAACAACTGATGGTGACTCTCAAATACATAAATTAAATTCAGATAAAAAAACTTTAGTTAATAACTATCTTCATAGCGCTAATAGAGAATCTGTTAAAGAAATAATTAATAAAAAAGCATCTGCAAACAATATCTCTGTAGCTAACGATGAGGATAAAGAAAAAACAATAACAGGTTTATTCAACCGAGCTAACGTATCTAATAGTCAAGATAGTCATACAGAGAAATTTCCTAGCCGAGCTACCTCTATTAATAATAAAGAAATAAAAGGAAATTCATCAAATAATATGAAACGAACAAAATCGGATAATAATATCACTAGTAACAAGAAATTACCGCAAACGGGTGAAGAAAATCAAAAAGATCTTCTTTTTGTAGGAGTACTACTCACTCTCTCTGCCTCAATTGCAGGTATGATACGTTATAAAAAATAA
- a CDS encoding FUSC family protein yields MKEINRTTMKNNFFMIAKIILFITAITFIFTKQETLDAVAVVTGFLMFSYSPLPFKYKHATTFLALSFPLIGFLTFLASLNIWFGLLINLIGIFFVTLLTSQPFNYKLFMPFILLVIFSNSGIYSGIILSVRMVFLLISGIVIATIYKKKHPNTVDKPSLATCLIANFKKVEIRKFSIKLTLALTTALFISQYFQLERGMWLCMTVLSVTQLTQNDMKRRIGERALATIIGCAVYFLLFHLLVPSDYTIILTFSLAYIYQFLDTYLLQTTFNTMNALSATSLMWPTTIAIETRVLFLLAGILLVLIVYLIIELPKWERLQKLTN; encoded by the coding sequence ATGAAAGAGATCAATCGTACCACAATGAAAAACAACTTTTTTATGATTGCAAAAATAATTTTATTCATCACAGCTATTACTTTTATTTTTACAAAGCAGGAGACACTCGATGCCGTGGCAGTAGTCACTGGTTTTCTGATGTTTAGTTATAGTCCTCTCCCTTTTAAATATAAACATGCGACAACTTTTCTTGCTCTTTCTTTTCCCTTGATCGGTTTCCTAACATTTCTGGCCTCATTAAATATCTGGTTTGGTCTACTTATTAATTTGATTGGTATATTTTTTGTTACATTACTGACCAGTCAACCATTTAATTATAAACTCTTTATGCCATTTATACTACTCGTTATTTTTTCTAACTCAGGTATTTATTCAGGTATCATTCTAAGTGTTAGAATGGTTTTTCTACTAATATCTGGTATTGTCATAGCTACTATTTACAAAAAGAAACATCCTAACACTGTCGATAAGCCTTCATTGGCAACATGCTTGATTGCTAATTTTAAAAAGGTTGAAATTAGAAAATTCAGTATTAAATTAACTTTAGCTTTAACAACCGCCTTATTCATTAGTCAGTATTTTCAGTTAGAGCGCGGAATGTGGCTATGTATGACTGTTTTATCTGTGACACAATTGACTCAAAATGATATGAAACGTCGAATTGGTGAGAGAGCTTTAGCAACGATAATTGGTTGTGCTGTTTATTTCTTACTCTTTCATTTATTAGTTCCCAGTGATTATACTATAATTTTAACCTTTAGTTTAGCCTATATTTATCAATTCCTAGATACTTATTTATTACAAACCACCTTCAATACTATGAATGCTCTCTCTGCTACAAGTCTTATGTGGCCGACTACTATAGCTATTGAAACGAGAGTGTTATTTCTCCTAGCAGGTATTTTATTAGTACTTATTGTCTATCTAATAATAGAACTACCTAAATGGGAAAGACTACAAAAACTTACAAATTAA
- a CDS encoding energy-coupling factor transporter transmembrane component T, with translation MISDKLSAFTKLFLLVIANFFFIFPFELLNEIIFVILLTLLLSFSNHLKIAFRFILFYIFMLVIHELALEYYTTFVGATIAGFSLGFTLIVPCMMAGTLLIKTTSISDLINVLVKLHVPKFLIIPFIVMIRFIPHFFEDIKSIHSAMILRLAKQKKGPAAILNRIEYFLIPLLNSAINAANQLAIAGLSKGIDYIKTRTILTPLKLGLADIIILVISSIIILS, from the coding sequence ATGATAAGTGACAAACTGAGTGCTTTCACAAAACTTTTTTTATTAGTAATTGCCAATTTTTTCTTTATCTTTCCTTTTGAATTATTAAATGAAATAATTTTCGTTATTTTATTAACGCTGTTGTTAAGTTTTAGCAACCATCTAAAAATCGCTTTTCGCTTTATACTTTTTTATATTTTCATGTTAGTAATCCATGAATTGGCTCTAGAGTATTATACAACTTTTGTGGGGGCAACTATTGCCGGATTTAGCCTAGGATTTACATTGATTGTTCCTTGCATGATGGCCGGTACTCTATTAATCAAAACCACTTCTATTTCTGATTTAATCAACGTTTTAGTTAAATTACATGTACCCAAATTTCTAATTATACCTTTTATTGTTATGATACGCTTTATCCCTCACTTTTTTGAAGATATAAAAAGTATTCATAGTGCCATGATTTTACGTTTGGCCAAACAAAAAAAAGGACCCGCTGCTATTTTAAATCGAATTGAATACTTTTTAATTCCATTATTAAACTCAGCCATCAATGCTGCTAATCAATTAGCCATTGCCGGTTTGTCGAAAGGAATAGATTATATCAAAACTAGAACCATCCTGACTCCTTTAAAGCTTGGATTAGCAGATATAATTATTTTAGTTATTAGTAGTATTATTATTTTGAGCTAA
- a CDS encoding ABC transporter ATP-binding protein: MITFENFSFTYPNSSAGLNDINLSIEKGEFVVLCGQSGCGKTTLSRCINGLILETNEVDLSGKCQIGENILGDSPFKEFTKLVGSVFQNPRTQFFTNTVADELVFTSENLGLPADLIRDRFNETVSLFDLTHLLKRDMFSLSGGEKQLVACAAAFIHRPPIFVFDEPTSNLDTLAIAKLKKALSTLKNKGCTIIVSEHRLAYLTDLADRFIIMDNGTIDTIMSTKAILALTEKQRETLALRHTSYHNIYLDTSSVPKKNNYLKPLIGTNLTCSYKRKKDCLNISEIVFDRGCVTTLVGPNGAGKTTLAKTLTGLKKLTTGNYRYDDHVLKKRKLNQLSAMVMQDVQLQLFFESVQKELTFQVNDDMLVTSIADLFDLTDLLLQHPSSLSGGQMQRVALATAFLSDKEIIVLDEPTSGLDWLHMAQVAHAINQLKETGKVVILITHDLELLSLTTDKVISLDHGKVVNTTTLTPQTFETIKKYYL; encoded by the coding sequence ATGATCACATTTGAAAATTTTTCATTTACTTATCCCAATAGTTCCGCCGGTCTAAATGATATTAACTTATCAATAGAGAAAGGGGAATTTGTTGTCCTTTGTGGCCAAAGTGGCTGTGGCAAAACTACCCTATCACGCTGTATCAATGGTTTAATACTAGAAACAAACGAGGTCGACCTATCTGGTAAATGCCAAATTGGTGAAAACATCTTAGGGGACAGTCCCTTTAAAGAATTTACGAAACTAGTAGGCTCTGTTTTTCAAAATCCTCGAACGCAGTTTTTTACCAATACAGTAGCTGATGAACTAGTTTTCACTTCAGAAAATCTTGGGCTACCAGCCGATCTTATTAGGGACAGGTTTAATGAGACCGTTAGTTTATTCGATTTAACACATTTACTAAAACGAGATATGTTCTCCTTATCTGGTGGTGAAAAACAATTAGTAGCTTGTGCAGCAGCCTTTATTCATCGTCCACCCATCTTTGTTTTCGATGAACCAACTAGTAATCTTGATACTTTAGCTATCGCAAAATTAAAAAAAGCGCTCAGCACCTTAAAAAATAAAGGGTGTACAATTATCGTCTCCGAACACCGTTTAGCTTACTTAACCGATTTAGCAGACCGTTTTATTATAATGGACAATGGGACAATTGATACGATCATGTCAACTAAGGCTATACTGGCTCTAACAGAAAAACAACGTGAAACCTTAGCACTGCGACATACGTCTTACCATAATATCTATTTAGACACGTCTAGTGTCCCTAAAAAAAATAATTATTTGAAACCATTGATAGGAACTAACCTAACTTGCTCTTATAAAAGAAAGAAAGACTGTCTAAATATTTCAGAAATAGTATTTGACCGCGGTTGCGTCACGACCTTAGTCGGCCCTAATGGTGCAGGAAAAACAACACTTGCAAAAACTTTAACCGGTTTGAAAAAACTTACAACAGGTAACTATCGTTATGACGATCATGTTCTTAAAAAGCGAAAACTTAACCAACTAAGTGCAATGGTTATGCAGGATGTACAGCTCCAACTATTTTTTGAATCTGTACAAAAAGAACTAACTTTCCAAGTAAACGACGACATGTTAGTCACATCAATTGCTGATTTATTTGATTTAACTGACCTGCTTTTACAACATCCTAGTAGCTTATCCGGTGGTCAAATGCAACGAGTAGCATTAGCTACTGCATTTTTATCAGATAAAGAAATTATTGTGTTAGATGAACCTACTAGTGGTCTTGATTGGCTCCATATGGCCCAAGTTGCTCATGCTATTAATCAGCTAAAAGAAACGGGTAAAGTTGTTATTTTGATAACTCATGATCTGGAATTATTATCACTGACTACTGATAAAGTCATCTCTTTGGATCATGGCAAAGTAGTTAATACAACTACTCTTACACCTCAAACTTTTGAAACTATCAAAAAATACTATCTCTAA
- the efp gene encoding elongation factor P — MIAISDLKSGMTFEQDGKLIRVMEASHHKPGKGNTVMRMKLKDVRTGSTTDTTMRPDDKVKKAYIEGKDVQYLYAQDDMANFMDLETYEQYEIPTSVIEDELKFMLENMEVKIQFYGTEVIGITLPSTVVLEVKETQPSIKGATVSGSGKPAIMETGVVVNVPDFIEAGEKLEINTQECTYLKRISK, encoded by the coding sequence ATGATTGCAATTAGTGATCTTAAATCAGGTATGACATTCGAACAAGACGGAAAATTAATCCGCGTTATGGAAGCTAGTCATCACAAACCTGGTAAAGGTAATACAGTAATGCGTATGAAACTTAAAGATGTACGTACAGGTTCTACAACAGATACAACAATGAGACCTGATGATAAAGTAAAAAAAGCTTATATTGAAGGTAAAGATGTTCAATATTTATATGCACAAGATGATATGGCTAATTTTATGGATTTAGAGACATATGAACAATATGAAATTCCAACATCAGTCATTGAAGATGAATTGAAATTTATGTTGGAAAACATGGAAGTTAAAATTCAATTTTATGGAACTGAAGTAATTGGGATCACATTACCATCAACAGTTGTGTTAGAAGTAAAAGAAACGCAACCTTCTATCAAAGGCGCTACGGTGTCAGGTTCTGGTAAACCAGCTATTATGGAAACTGGTGTTGTTGTAAACGTTCCAGATTTCATCGAAGCAGGTGAAAAATTAGAAATTAATACGCAAGAATGTACTTATCTTAAACGTATTTCTAAATAA
- a CDS encoding fructose bisphosphate aldolase, which produces MNNEQLSRMTNGKGFIAALDQSGGSTPKALKTYGLSEDSYKNEEEMFDLVHKMRTRIMTSPAFTSEKVVGAILFEGTMERNVSNMPAADYLWKEKGIVPFLKIDKGLQEEQNGVQLLKEIPDLDKLLEKAKNYHIFGTKERSVIKLANKKGITEVVSQQFDLGKKVVRAGLIPIIEPEVAIDSPEKEAAETILFEELKKQLDALEPNVKVMLKLTLPTQINLYKELVTHPNIIRIVALSGGYAREEANQVLAKNQGVIASFSRALTEGLTANQSEDSFNESLKQSIEGIYQASIN; this is translated from the coding sequence ATGAATAACGAACAACTAAGTAGAATGACCAATGGTAAAGGCTTCATTGCAGCATTAGACCAAAGTGGTGGCAGTACACCGAAAGCGTTAAAAACTTATGGATTATCCGAAGATAGCTACAAAAATGAGGAAGAAATGTTTGATTTAGTTCACAAGATGAGAACTAGAATTATGACTAGCCCAGCTTTTACTTCCGAAAAAGTGGTAGGAGCCATCTTATTTGAAGGTACGATGGAGAGAAATGTTTCCAATATGCCAGCTGCTGACTATTTATGGAAAGAAAAAGGAATAGTTCCATTTTTGAAAATAGATAAAGGATTACAAGAAGAACAAAATGGGGTTCAATTATTAAAAGAAATTCCTGATTTAGATAAACTGTTAGAAAAAGCTAAAAATTATCATATATTTGGTACTAAAGAACGTTCAGTTATTAAATTAGCCAACAAAAAAGGAATAACAGAAGTCGTTTCCCAGCAATTTGATTTGGGGAAAAAAGTAGTAAGAGCAGGCCTAATACCGATTATTGAACCTGAGGTAGCTATTGATAGCCCTGAAAAAGAGGCAGCAGAAACTATCTTATTCGAGGAATTAAAAAAACAATTAGATGCCTTAGAACCTAATGTGAAAGTTATGTTAAAATTGACCCTTCCAACACAAATTAATTTATATAAAGAGTTAGTAACACATCCGAATATTATTCGAATTGTTGCTTTATCGGGTGGTTATGCAAGAGAAGAAGCAAATCAAGTATTAGCTAAAAATCAAGGCGTGATTGCTAGTTTTTCTCGCGCCTTAACAGAAGGTCTGACAGCTAATCAATCAGAGGATAGCTTCAATGAAAGCTTAAAACAATCTATTGAGGGTATTTATCAAGCCTCTATCAACTAA